ATGATCAGCAGCAGCGCCAGGCCCACGAACATGCTCGCGATCAGCGTCCACACCAGCTCGGTCTCGCGCTCGAACAGCAGCGGTCCCGGCTGGATGCCGTACTGCTGGAACGCCGCCAGCATCACCGCGGCCACCGACGTGGTCGGCAGGCCCAGGGTGAGCATCGTGACCATGGTGCCCGCCGCGCTCGCCGTCGCCGTCGACTCCGGACCGGCGACGCCTTCGATGGCGCCCTTGCCCCAGTCACCGGTCTTGCGGGACAGGTGCTTCTCCACCGTGTAGGACAGGAACGTCGGCATCTCCGCGCCGCCCGCCGGGATCGCGCCGAACGGGAACCCGATCAGCGGTCCGCGCAACCACGGCTTCCAAGCGCGCCGCAGGTCCTCGCGGCCCAGCCCGGGGCGGCCGACCGACAGCGGCTTCTCCTGGGTGTGCCGCAGGTGCGCGGCGACCCACAGCGACTCGCCGACCGCGAACAGCCCGACCGCCACGATGACGATGTCGATGCCGTCGGACAGCTGCAGCGAGCCGAAGGTCAGCCGGGCCTGGCCGCTCATCTGGTCCAGGCCGACCAGACCGATGGTCAGACCGATCAGCAGCGAGGCGAACCCGCGGATCCGCGAGCTGCCCAGCACGGTGGCGGTCGCGGCGAAGGCCAGCACCATGAACGCGAAGTAGTCCGGTGCGCCGATGTTGACCGCGTAGCCCGCGATGACCGGCGCCAGCAGCACCAGCAGGATCAGGCCGATCAGGCCGCCGATGAAGTGGCCGATCGCCGCCGCGGCCAGCGCTTGCGCACCGCGGCCCTTCTTGGCCATCTTGTTGCCTTCGATGGCCACCACCACCGCCGCGCTCTCACCGGGGGTGTTGAGCAGGATCGAGGTGGTCGAGCCGCCGAACATGCCGCCGAAGTAGATCCCGGCGAACATGATGAACGCACCGGTGGGGTCCAGCGCATAGGTCACCGGCAGCAGCAGCGCCACGGCCATCGCCGGGCCGATGCCGGGCAGCACGCCCACGGCGGTGCCCAGCAGCACGCCGATCGCGGCGAACAGCAGGTGTTCCGGGGTCAGCGCGGTGCCGAAACCCGTGAGGAGGTTGGACAGATCCATCGGTTACAGCACCCCCATCAGCGGGCCGCCGGGCAACGGGACGCCGAGCAGGTTGTTGAACGCGAACCAGGTGATCACCGCGATGGCCGCGGCGATCAGCGGGTCGCGCACGAAGTTCCGGCTGCCCAGCGAGTAGGCCGCGCCCCAGAACAGGATCGCCGACGACGCCGGGAAGCCGATCACGTTCACCAGTGCGGCGTTGAGCAGGAAGAACCCGGACAGCAGCAGCAAAGTGCGCCAGTCGGTCGGCGCATCCAGGTCGACGTCCTCGCCGCCCTCGGCCTCGCCGCGACCGCCGCGCAGCACGTCGCGGGCCAGCAGCACCGCGACGAGCAGCAGCAGCGCGCCGACCACGACCGGCACCGCCTTCGGGCCGACCGGGCCGCGCTGCGCGAAGTCGGTGGGGATGTTGATCGCGTCCACCAGCACCAGCACGCCCACCGCGAGCAGCAGGACGCACAGGCCCAGCTCGGAGTGCGACTTCCACCAGCTCTGCCGAACCGGACCCGCCTCCGGCCCTTCAGTGTCCACAGAGGAACTCATGCGGCCCCCAATTCCTTGAGCACCGACGCCACCCGGTCGTTCTCCGACTTCAGGAACGCCCCGAACTCGTCGCCGGTCTGGAACGCGTCCGTCCACCCGTTGAGCCGCATCGCCTCGCGCCACTGCTCGGTGTCGTGCAGCCTGGTGAACAGGCCGATCAGCTTCTCGCGCTCCGCCTCGCTGATGCCCGGCGGCGCGACGATGCCGCGCCAGTTGGTGAAGCTGACGTCCACCCCGGATTCCTGCAGGGTCGGCGCGTCGATGCCCGGCACCCGCTCGGGGCTGGTCACCGCCAGCGCCCGCAGTTCGCCCGCGGCGATCTGGTCGCGGGTCTCGCCGATCCCGGACACGCCGAAGGCCACCTTGCTGCCCAGCACCGAGGCCATCAGCTCGCCGCCACCGTCGAAGGGCACGTAGTTGACGTCCTTGGCGGGCAGGCCGATCGCCCGCGCGGTCAGCATCGGCGCCAGGTGGTCCGGGCCGCCCGGCGACGAACCGCCGCCCACCGGGACCGCGCCCGGGTTGGCCTTCCACGCCGCGATCAGGTCGTGGATGGTCCGGTACGGCGAACCCTTCGCCACCACGATGACGTCGGCTTCCTCGGTCAGCTTCGCGATCGCCGTGGTGTTCTGCAACGACACCGGCGAGTGGTTGGTGTACACCGAGCCCACCACGCCCAGACCCATGGACATCACGAGCGCGCCGTTGCCCGACTCGTTGACCAGTCGGCCGAGCCCGACCGTGCCGCCCGCGCCGGGCAGGTTGAAGACCTCGGTCGGCCCGTTCAGCTCGCTGTCCTCGATCGCCTTCACCGCGGTCCGCGCGGTGATGTCGTAACCGCCGCCGGGAGTGTTGGGCACCATGACCCGCAGACCGCGGATCTGGGTTCCCGCCGCGTCGTCGCGCCCCGAACCCGCCAGGGGCGGCACCAGGAACACCAGCAGTGCCGCTCCCAGCACCGCCAGCGCCACTTTCAGCTTGCGCATCATCACCTCACTGTGATCCCGATCTCGCATCGACCGGGTGGTGGGTGATCATCCCCCGCGCAGCGCGAACCGTCTCGGTTTCGGGCCTATCGGAATTTGTGGAAGTTGTGTAAGCCCGATCCGTTCACGCAGGGCATCCCACCAGTGCTGATGGTGTCACCGTCCGAGCGCCGTGATGTCCGCTGCCGCTGAAGCCGACCGCGCCCCGGGATGGTTGACGACCGGAGACCACCCGGATGGGTAGACTCCGTTCGGCGCATCCGCAGGCCGCCGGACCCCGTGTCCAGGCGGCTGAACAGCGAGGAGTTTTCTGCCATGGGTTCGCTCAGCATCTGGCACTGGCTGGTGGTGCTCGCCGTGGTCGTCCTGTTGTTCGGCTCGGCGAAGCTGCCCCAGCTGGCCCGCTCGGTCGGCCAGTCCGCCCGCGTCCTCAAGGCCGAGGCGCGCGGCATGAAGGCCGACGAGGAAGCGGCCAAGCAGCCCGGTGACAAGCCGCACCAGGACTGACCTCGCGAACAAGAGCTCCCCCGCCGACCGGGTCGGCAGGGGAGCTCTTCGGCGTGCGGGTCAGGCCCGCGCCAGGCTCGCCCCCAGCTGGTCGGCGAGCTTGTTCATGATCTTCGCGTAGCTGGCGTAGCTCATCGGCGCGACCGCGTCCCACTCGACGAAGCGGTCCGCGGCGGCGGCCGGGTGCGCGGCGAAGACCGGGTTCTGCTTCATCTGCTCCGGCTTCATCGACGCCGGCCGGGCGTCCCACAGCAGCACGTCGCCGGGGTAGGCGTTGGCCTTCTCCCAGGACAACCGCTCGAAGTAGCCACCGCCGGCGACGTCCGGGTTGTTCGGCGTGGTGATCGGCAGACCCAGTTCCTTGACGTAGAAGTCCAGATCGGGATTGCGCGCGGGCACCACCACGAAGTACTCCTCCTTGGTGCCGCCCACGGCCAGGATCGACTTGCCCTCGCCGCGCATCTTCGCCCCGATGTCGCGCAGCCGCTGGGCGGCGGCGTGGAAGGCCTCCTCGTCGGCCTTGACCTTCGCCGAGTCGACGTCGGCACCCAGCGCGCGGGCCAGTTCCTTGTACTTGCCGATCGCTTCGG
This portion of the Saccharopolyspora antimicrobica genome encodes:
- the tatA gene encoding Sec-independent protein translocase subunit TatA — protein: MGSLSIWHWLVVLAVVVLLFGSAKLPQLARSVGQSARVLKAEARGMKADEEAAKQPGDKPHQD
- a CDS encoding tripartite tricarboxylate transporter TctB family protein codes for the protein MSSSVDTEGPEAGPVRQSWWKSHSELGLCVLLLAVGVLVLVDAINIPTDFAQRGPVGPKAVPVVVGALLLLVAVLLARDVLRGGRGEAEGGEDVDLDAPTDWRTLLLLSGFFLLNAALVNVIGFPASSAILFWGAAYSLGSRNFVRDPLIAAAIAVITWFAFNNLLGVPLPGGPLMGVL
- a CDS encoding ABC transporter substrate-binding protein, which gives rise to MRHKIRAAAASLLAVGVLAGCGSPAPEGQGEGSWSYTDDRGVVVNAEHRPERIVAQVSAAGALKDFGVSIAGTFGPLVRDDGSTEPEAGSIDPAQVTDVTGPGYGEVNLERLTSLQPDLLVSGKYAEFPGLWHLVEDQEEAVKRIVPTVGVQQSGIALPEAIGKYKELARALGADVDSAKVKADEEAFHAAAQRLRDIGAKMRGEGKSILAVGGTKEEYFVVVPARNPDLDFYVKELGLPITTPNNPDVAGGGYFERLSWEKANAYPGDVLLWDARPASMKPEQMKQNPVFAAHPAAAADRFVEWDAVAPMSYASYAKIMNKLADQLGASLARA
- a CDS encoding Bug family tripartite tricarboxylate transporter substrate binding protein, translating into MRKLKVALAVLGAALLVFLVPPLAGSGRDDAAGTQIRGLRVMVPNTPGGGYDITARTAVKAIEDSELNGPTEVFNLPGAGGTVGLGRLVNESGNGALVMSMGLGVVGSVYTNHSPVSLQNTTAIAKLTEEADVIVVAKGSPYRTIHDLIAAWKANPGAVPVGGGSSPGGPDHLAPMLTARAIGLPAKDVNYVPFDGGGELMASVLGSKVAFGVSGIGETRDQIAAGELRALAVTSPERVPGIDAPTLQESGVDVSFTNWRGIVAPPGISEAEREKLIGLFTRLHDTEQWREAMRLNGWTDAFQTGDEFGAFLKSENDRVASVLKELGAA
- a CDS encoding tripartite tricarboxylate transporter permease — encoded protein: MDLSNLLTGFGTALTPEHLLFAAIGVLLGTAVGVLPGIGPAMAVALLLPVTYALDPTGAFIMFAGIYFGGMFGGSTTSILLNTPGESAAVVVAIEGNKMAKKGRGAQALAAAAIGHFIGGLIGLILLVLLAPVIAGYAVNIGAPDYFAFMVLAFAATATVLGSSRIRGFASLLIGLTIGLVGLDQMSGQARLTFGSLQLSDGIDIVIVAVGLFAVGESLWVAAHLRHTQEKPLSVGRPGLGREDLRRAWKPWLRGPLIGFPFGAIPAGGAEMPTFLSYTVEKHLSRKTGDWGKGAIEGVAGPESTATASAAGTMVTMLTLGLPTTSVAAVMLAAFQQYGIQPGPLLFERETELVWTLIASMFVGLALLLIINLPMAPVWAKLLRVPRPYLYAGILFFASVGAYAVGGEALDLVLLFIIGAIGFAMRRYGLPVLPAIVGVILGPAAELQMRRALQISDGSLTGLVNSPLAITVYVIIAVLLTWPLWNKFVRRPAKQEERVDA